Proteins found in one Populus alba chromosome 14, ASM523922v2, whole genome shotgun sequence genomic segment:
- the LOC118041253 gene encoding uncharacterized protein produces MGGASLTEVSFARNDFLEPLFTASKSSDLKETLEILIAIAKTDDGRADLASKNILPVVLQLITHLLNDPFDHEYLSLSLRLMRNLCAGEVANQKSFIQLNGVGIFLTVLRSKKVASSEPDHGIIRMGLQVLANVSLAGKEHQQAIWGGLFHDELYMLAKVRSQGTCDPLCMIIYACCDGSPELVLQLCGDQGLPIVVEIIRTASLVGFGEEWLKLLLSRICLEDIYFPQLFSRIYGVCSNRENEEEISLSSNPFFTEQAYLLNIVSEILNERLKEITIPNDFALCIFGIFKKSVEAFEFGSRAESRLPTGLAVIDVLGYSLTILRDICANNGGVGKEEDLVDVVDSLLSSGLLDLLLCLLRDLEPPKIIRKAMNQAGNQEATTSYFPKVCPYKGFRRDLVAVIGNCAYRRKHVQDDIRQKNGMLLMLQQCVTDEDNPFLREWGIWSMRNLLEGNSENQQAVAGLELQGSVDMPELAGLGLKVEVDQNTRRAKLVNIS; encoded by the exons ATGGGTGGTGCATCATTGACAGAGGTATCATTTGCACGGAACGATTTCCTTGAGCCATTGTTTACTGCTTCAAAATCGTCTGATTTGAAAGAAACATTAGAGATTCTGATAGCAATAGCTAAAACCGATGATGGTCGTGCAGACCTTGCTTCCAAAAACATTCTCCCGGTTGTCCTTCAGCTTATCACCCATCTACTAAATGATCCCTTTGATCATGAATATCTCTCACTCTCTTTAAGACTCATGAGAAACTTATGTGCAGGAGAAGTTGCAAACCAGAAGTCTTTTATTCAATTGAATGGAGTTGGGATTTTTTTGACAGTTTTGAGGTCTAAAAAGGTAGCTTCTTCTGAACCAGATCATGGGATTATTCGAATGGGCTTACAGGTTTTGGCGAATGTTTCTTTGGCTGGGAAAGAACACCAACAAGCTATTTGGGGTGGATTGTTCCATGATGAGTTATATATGCTTGCAAAAGTTCGGAGTCAGGGGACTTGTGATCCTCTGTGTATGATTATTTATGCTTGTTGTGATGGAAGCCCTGAATTAGTTTTGCAGCTTTGTGGGGATCAAGGGTTGCCTATTGTTGTTGAAATTATACGAACTGCATCTTTAg TTGGTTTTGGAGAAGAGTGGCTGAAGTTGCTTCTCTCAAGGATTTGTTTAGAGGATATTTACTTCCCTCAACTCTTCTCAAGAATATATGGTGTTTGTAGTAATCGTGAAAATGAAGAGGAAATTAGTTTAAGCAGCAACCCATTTTTTACTGAACAAGCatatcttttaaatattgtgtcagagATTTTGAATGAGCGACTGAAGGAGATTACCATTCCCAATGATTTTGCCTTGTGCATTTTTGGAATATTCAAGAAATCAGTTGAAGCTTTTGAGTTTGGTTCTAGAGCTGAATCTAGGCTCCCGACCGGGCTTGCTGTTATTGATGTCCTTGGTTACTCACTCACCATTTTAAGAGATATATGTGCTAACAATGGTGGAGTTGGCAAAGAAGAAGATTTGGTAGATGTTGTTGATTCACTCTTGTCATCTGGACTGCTTGATTTGCTCTTATGCCTGCTTCGTGATCTAGAGCCTCCAAAAATAATCAGGAAAGCCATGAATCAGGCTGGTAACCAAGAAGCAACTACTTCTTACTTCCCTAAAGTCTGTCCCTATAAAGGATTTCGGAGAGACTTAGTTGCTGTCATTGGCAATTGTGCTTACCGAAGAAAGCATGTGCAAGATGACATTAGGCAGAAGAATGGGATGCTTCTAATGTTGCAACAGTGTGTTACAGATGAAGATAACCCATTTTTGAGGGAGTGGGGCATATGGTCGATGAGGAACTTATTGGAAGGGAATTCAGAAAACCAACAGGCAGTCGCTGGATTGGAGCTTCAAGGGTCAGTTGATATGCCTGAACTAGCTGGACTTGGTCTCAAAGTGGAAGTGGATCAAAATACTCGGCGTGCAAAGCTTGTTAATATTTCATGA
- the LOC118041252 gene encoding E3 ubiquitin-protein ligase At1g63170 isoform X2, producing the protein MYPPNGSLSSPQSGGVDTSPLLTSSVANHLLRIRRPPQLRGAAARLLRLASSRGMMLREPSVRVRENAAEQLEERQSGWGYSKPIVLIDVLRNLAFVIIAVGVLGLSWEEKPKVPLRVWIVGYGLQCLCHIVCVVVEYRNRRDLGIEESGILSSGSGDSLGFGTRRSGNDGEDTSRVPNRVESASTMVSVVWWVIGFYWITAAGRQDLEENSPQLYWLCVTFLAFDALFVIICAAAACLIGIAVCCCLPCIIGILYAMTDPEGATAEEIDRLPKYKFCRAEAFEKVDGENPEICGGMMTECDTDTPIELAVSHEDAVSISTSNLECCICLSAYENGSELRELPCNHHFHCMCIDKWLCINATCPLCKFNIVKAGNRSGNEEA; encoded by the exons ATGTACCCGCCAAATGGTTCCCTGTCATCACCACAGTCCGGGGGCGTTGACACCTCACCGTTACTAACCTCCTCAGTAGCCAACCATCTCCTCCGTATCCGCCGTCCACCACAACTTCGTGGCGCTGCCGCCCGTCTCCTCCGACTGGCAAGCAGCCGCGGAATGATGCTGAGAGAACCATCTGTTCGTGTTCGTGAAAATGCAGCCGAGCAGCTTGAAGAGAGGCAGAGTGGCTGGGGTTACTCGAAGCCGATAGTTCTTATTGATGTTTTGCGGAATTTGGCGTTTGTGATAATAGCTGTTGGTGTTTTGGGGTTGAGTTGGGAGGAGAAGCCAAAGGTGCCTCTGAGAGTGTGGATTGTTGGGTATGGATTACAGTGTTTGTGTCATATTGTGTGTGTTGTTGTTGAGTATAGAAATAGAAGGGATTTGGGGATTGAAGAAAGTGGGATTTTGAGCTCTGGGTCAGGGGATTCTTTGGGTTTTGGGACTCGTCGAAGTGGAAATGATGGTGAAGATACTAGCCG CGTGCCAAATCGTGTGGAATCTGCAAGTACGATGGTTTCAGTTGTTTGGTGGGTTATTGGATTCTACTGGATCACCGCCGCTGGTCGCCAAGATTTGGAAGAGAATTCACCTCAGCTTTACTG GCTCTGTGTTACATTTCTTGCTTTCGACGCTCTCTTTGTAATCATATGCGCTGCTGCTGCATGTCTCATTGGAATTGCTGTTTGCTGCTGCCTTCCATGTATAATTGGCATCTTGTATGCTATGACAGACCCG GAAGGAGCGACAGCAGAAGAGATTGATCGATTACCAAAATACAAGTTTTGCAGGGCAGAGGCTTTTGAGAAAGTTGATGGTGAAAATCCAGAAATTTGTGGAGGGATGATGACTGAATGTGACACTGACACACCCATTGAACTTGCTGTCTCCCATGAAGACGCTGTGAGTATCTCAACAAGCAATTTG GAATGTTGCATTTGCCTTTCTGCCTATGAAAATGGAAGTGAACTACGTGAACTTCCTTGCAATCACCATTTCCACTGTATGTGCATAGACAAGTGGCTTTGCATCAATGCAACCTGCCCTCTCTGCAAGTTCAACATTGTAAAAGCTGGCAATCGAAGTGGTAATGAAGAAGCATAA
- the LOC118041252 gene encoding E3 ubiquitin-protein ligase At1g63170 isoform X1: protein MYPPNGSLSSPQSGGVDTSPLLTSSVANHLLRIRRPPQLRGAAARLLRLASSRGMMLREPSVRVRENAAEQLEERQSGWGYSKPIVLIDVLRNLAFVIIAVGVLGLSWEEKPKVPLRVWIVGYGLQCLCHIVCVVVEYRNRRDLGIEESGILSSGSGDSLGFGTRRSGNDGEDTSRVPNRVESASTMVSVVWWVIGFYWITAAGRQDLEENSPQLYWLCVTFLAFDALFVIICAAAACLIGIAVCCCLPCIIGILYAMTDPQEGATAEEIDRLPKYKFCRAEAFEKVDGENPEICGGMMTECDTDTPIELAVSHEDAVSISTSNLECCICLSAYENGSELRELPCNHHFHCMCIDKWLCINATCPLCKFNIVKAGNRSGNEEA, encoded by the exons ATGTACCCGCCAAATGGTTCCCTGTCATCACCACAGTCCGGGGGCGTTGACACCTCACCGTTACTAACCTCCTCAGTAGCCAACCATCTCCTCCGTATCCGCCGTCCACCACAACTTCGTGGCGCTGCCGCCCGTCTCCTCCGACTGGCAAGCAGCCGCGGAATGATGCTGAGAGAACCATCTGTTCGTGTTCGTGAAAATGCAGCCGAGCAGCTTGAAGAGAGGCAGAGTGGCTGGGGTTACTCGAAGCCGATAGTTCTTATTGATGTTTTGCGGAATTTGGCGTTTGTGATAATAGCTGTTGGTGTTTTGGGGTTGAGTTGGGAGGAGAAGCCAAAGGTGCCTCTGAGAGTGTGGATTGTTGGGTATGGATTACAGTGTTTGTGTCATATTGTGTGTGTTGTTGTTGAGTATAGAAATAGAAGGGATTTGGGGATTGAAGAAAGTGGGATTTTGAGCTCTGGGTCAGGGGATTCTTTGGGTTTTGGGACTCGTCGAAGTGGAAATGATGGTGAAGATACTAGCCG CGTGCCAAATCGTGTGGAATCTGCAAGTACGATGGTTTCAGTTGTTTGGTGGGTTATTGGATTCTACTGGATCACCGCCGCTGGTCGCCAAGATTTGGAAGAGAATTCACCTCAGCTTTACTG GCTCTGTGTTACATTTCTTGCTTTCGACGCTCTCTTTGTAATCATATGCGCTGCTGCTGCATGTCTCATTGGAATTGCTGTTTGCTGCTGCCTTCCATGTATAATTGGCATCTTGTATGCTATGACAGACCCG CAGGAAGGAGCGACAGCAGAAGAGATTGATCGATTACCAAAATACAAGTTTTGCAGGGCAGAGGCTTTTGAGAAAGTTGATGGTGAAAATCCAGAAATTTGTGGAGGGATGATGACTGAATGTGACACTGACACACCCATTGAACTTGCTGTCTCCCATGAAGACGCTGTGAGTATCTCAACAAGCAATTTG GAATGTTGCATTTGCCTTTCTGCCTATGAAAATGGAAGTGAACTACGTGAACTTCCTTGCAATCACCATTTCCACTGTATGTGCATAGACAAGTGGCTTTGCATCAATGCAACCTGCCCTCTCTGCAAGTTCAACATTGTAAAAGCTGGCAATCGAAGTGGTAATGAAGAAGCATAA
- the LOC118041252 gene encoding E3 ubiquitin-protein ligase At1g63170 isoform X3 has product MYPPNGSLSSPQSGGVDTSPLLTSSVANHLLRIRRPPQLRGAAARLLRLASSRGMMLREPSVRVRENAAEQLEERQSGWGYSKPIVLIDVLRNLAFVIIAVGVLGLSWEEKPKVPLRVWIVGYGLQCLCHIVCVVVEYRNRRDLGIEESGILSSGSGDSLGFGTRRSGNDGEDTSRVPNRVESASTMVSVVWWVIGFYWITAAGRQDLEENSPQLYWLCVTFLAFDALFVIICAAAACLIGIAVCCCLPCIIGILYAMTDPQEGATAEEIDRLPKYKFCRAEAFEKVDGENPEICGGMMTECDTDTPIELAVSHEDAECCICLSAYENGSELRELPCNHHFHCMCIDKWLCINATCPLCKFNIVKAGNRSGNEEA; this is encoded by the exons ATGTACCCGCCAAATGGTTCCCTGTCATCACCACAGTCCGGGGGCGTTGACACCTCACCGTTACTAACCTCCTCAGTAGCCAACCATCTCCTCCGTATCCGCCGTCCACCACAACTTCGTGGCGCTGCCGCCCGTCTCCTCCGACTGGCAAGCAGCCGCGGAATGATGCTGAGAGAACCATCTGTTCGTGTTCGTGAAAATGCAGCCGAGCAGCTTGAAGAGAGGCAGAGTGGCTGGGGTTACTCGAAGCCGATAGTTCTTATTGATGTTTTGCGGAATTTGGCGTTTGTGATAATAGCTGTTGGTGTTTTGGGGTTGAGTTGGGAGGAGAAGCCAAAGGTGCCTCTGAGAGTGTGGATTGTTGGGTATGGATTACAGTGTTTGTGTCATATTGTGTGTGTTGTTGTTGAGTATAGAAATAGAAGGGATTTGGGGATTGAAGAAAGTGGGATTTTGAGCTCTGGGTCAGGGGATTCTTTGGGTTTTGGGACTCGTCGAAGTGGAAATGATGGTGAAGATACTAGCCG CGTGCCAAATCGTGTGGAATCTGCAAGTACGATGGTTTCAGTTGTTTGGTGGGTTATTGGATTCTACTGGATCACCGCCGCTGGTCGCCAAGATTTGGAAGAGAATTCACCTCAGCTTTACTG GCTCTGTGTTACATTTCTTGCTTTCGACGCTCTCTTTGTAATCATATGCGCTGCTGCTGCATGTCTCATTGGAATTGCTGTTTGCTGCTGCCTTCCATGTATAATTGGCATCTTGTATGCTATGACAGACCCG CAGGAAGGAGCGACAGCAGAAGAGATTGATCGATTACCAAAATACAAGTTTTGCAGGGCAGAGGCTTTTGAGAAAGTTGATGGTGAAAATCCAGAAATTTGTGGAGGGATGATGACTGAATGTGACACTGACACACCCATTGAACTTGCTGTCTCCCATGAAGACGCT GAATGTTGCATTTGCCTTTCTGCCTATGAAAATGGAAGTGAACTACGTGAACTTCCTTGCAATCACCATTTCCACTGTATGTGCATAGACAAGTGGCTTTGCATCAATGCAACCTGCCCTCTCTGCAAGTTCAACATTGTAAAAGCTGGCAATCGAAGTGGTAATGAAGAAGCATAA
- the LOC118041252 gene encoding E3 ubiquitin-protein ligase At1g63170 isoform X4, producing MYPPNGSLSSPQSGGVDTSPLLTSSVANHLLRIRRPPQLRGAAARLLRLASSRGMMLREPSVRVRENAAEQLEERQSGWGYSKPIVLIDVLRNLAFVIIAVGVLGLSWEEKPKVPLRVWIVGYGLQCLCHIVCVVVEYRNRRDLGIEESGILSSGSGDSLGFGTRRSGNDGEDTSRVPNRVESASTMVSVVWWVIGFYWITAAGRQDLEENSPQLYWLCVTFLAFDALFVIICAAAACLIGIAVCCCLPCIIGILYAMTDPEGATAEEIDRLPKYKFCRAEAFEKVDGENPEICGGMMTECDTDTPIELAVSHEDAECCICLSAYENGSELRELPCNHHFHCMCIDKWLCINATCPLCKFNIVKAGNRSGNEEA from the exons ATGTACCCGCCAAATGGTTCCCTGTCATCACCACAGTCCGGGGGCGTTGACACCTCACCGTTACTAACCTCCTCAGTAGCCAACCATCTCCTCCGTATCCGCCGTCCACCACAACTTCGTGGCGCTGCCGCCCGTCTCCTCCGACTGGCAAGCAGCCGCGGAATGATGCTGAGAGAACCATCTGTTCGTGTTCGTGAAAATGCAGCCGAGCAGCTTGAAGAGAGGCAGAGTGGCTGGGGTTACTCGAAGCCGATAGTTCTTATTGATGTTTTGCGGAATTTGGCGTTTGTGATAATAGCTGTTGGTGTTTTGGGGTTGAGTTGGGAGGAGAAGCCAAAGGTGCCTCTGAGAGTGTGGATTGTTGGGTATGGATTACAGTGTTTGTGTCATATTGTGTGTGTTGTTGTTGAGTATAGAAATAGAAGGGATTTGGGGATTGAAGAAAGTGGGATTTTGAGCTCTGGGTCAGGGGATTCTTTGGGTTTTGGGACTCGTCGAAGTGGAAATGATGGTGAAGATACTAGCCG CGTGCCAAATCGTGTGGAATCTGCAAGTACGATGGTTTCAGTTGTTTGGTGGGTTATTGGATTCTACTGGATCACCGCCGCTGGTCGCCAAGATTTGGAAGAGAATTCACCTCAGCTTTACTG GCTCTGTGTTACATTTCTTGCTTTCGACGCTCTCTTTGTAATCATATGCGCTGCTGCTGCATGTCTCATTGGAATTGCTGTTTGCTGCTGCCTTCCATGTATAATTGGCATCTTGTATGCTATGACAGACCCG GAAGGAGCGACAGCAGAAGAGATTGATCGATTACCAAAATACAAGTTTTGCAGGGCAGAGGCTTTTGAGAAAGTTGATGGTGAAAATCCAGAAATTTGTGGAGGGATGATGACTGAATGTGACACTGACACACCCATTGAACTTGCTGTCTCCCATGAAGACGCT GAATGTTGCATTTGCCTTTCTGCCTATGAAAATGGAAGTGAACTACGTGAACTTCCTTGCAATCACCATTTCCACTGTATGTGCATAGACAAGTGGCTTTGCATCAATGCAACCTGCCCTCTCTGCAAGTTCAACATTGTAAAAGCTGGCAATCGAAGTGGTAATGAAGAAGCATAA